The Gossypium arboreum isolate Shixiya-1 chromosome 4, ASM2569848v2, whole genome shotgun sequence DNA segment acaaattggtcagTTTAGGCTCGATTAGGTAAAGAAAGAAGAatgggtttgaactactaaagggactttcaagaaccaattaccgaaatggtatcgacccgttgagttagccttttgagttcggttataggtttggtgagggaaacctcgacccactatctaacaagataggaacctcggtatgttgaacgccacactacgaatagtgataagttcgggtacgacaaagaacacggttgacacaactagaacgctaggaacggcaaacgaatctttgaacgaaatataagaaaagtttgcctcacaattttggcagcataacattaacaaaagtttcaaaagttctttacaaagtaacacaagccacaatttatagtgaatgcaagggatagccgaataggctcttaaggtagctaaatggtttctgaaaattccagaatttttgatgaagcttccttgaagtttcttgtgcatggagaacggtaaggggcagcttctagatgccttgattcaatagaaaaattgaatgaattatttgggagctgaaatgccatcaataggttcgaccaaatgcttgaatttggaattaatgctgctacttgattcagccgaatgttcatgtaattaaggagctgtctagagcacttcaatagtcttagaatgtgaacaaaccgatttgaacagccacacatgtgtgaacaaacaaaaccgaacagcccttggtgtgaaaggaataatcgggtgggtgtgaacagccttaatttgtcttgggcagccaatcggtcttcttgaagagttgtaaggtttggctgaatggtcacttagggaacaccaaagagcagcacaccaattttaagtcatccatgcacctatgtcgtccaagggtaatgtacctacaacatttaattcagcaaattaaatcccttttagacacattaaattcgcaacatagacaaataaatcttgcaccataaattaggctggacataattaatctttgtaatagttaagacatatttaattggtcctaattaattaagtacttaatttagaacataattaaaacatgtctagattatgacaaattaattattaaaacaaataactaataaaactaacaacaacttaaatgatttattccagcataataaatgctataatgaaatgagctgaaacgagctcgttgagctaagttgagttgaagttgagctgaattgagctgatttgagcttgaaggagtatgcatggtttgcttggcttgctggtccaagagctttcaagaagtccagcaacggtttcaccccaaactctatcaactaaagctgttgttgcatctttgaatctctttgctcgagctcgggtgatcggtcctacgggcaattcgagaggatcttcattggtaGCCGACAACTCAGGAGGGGTGGTTGTATCAGCCTTCCTCACATCACTAAATCTTGCAAAAACACTTATTTTCTCGattgtattttctttttcttctttttcttggatacttgtcactctcttttgttttctttttcttatttttctcttcttttatttttttacaactttctttttctttttctctcatttgctcaacagaagcttttagcttgatttggtTTTCATACACTTGTTTGGGAGTCAACGGTGCCAATGTCACATTCTTTCCCATAAATTTGAATGTATACCGGTTGGTATACCCGTCGTGTTGAACTCGCCTATCAAATTGCCACGGTCGGCCAAGTAACAAATGCCCCGCATGCATCGGTACGATGTCACAAAGAACTTCATCTGAATACTTGTCGATGTTGAAAGAGACAAGTACTTGCTTTGTTACCTTAAGCTCTCCTCCGTCATTGAGCCATTGAAGTTTGTAAGGACTTGGATGCTTAGTTGTGGGCAGACCAAGCTTTTCAACCATCATCGTACTTGCTACATTGGTACAACTACCTCCATTGATGATGACACTACATACTTTGCCTCCGACTTGACATCGGGTGTGGAAGATGTTCTCTCGTTGGAGGTCATTGTCCGCGCCTTGGAGACTTAGACTTTGCTTTACCACTAGTAGTTCTCCTTCCATAGGTTGTTCTAAGTCCTCCTCAACTTCAGAAGTCGATTCAGACTCTTTCTCTTCCTCGTCCTCCATTTCTATCTCGCCATTAGCCCTTAACACCATGGTCCTTCGGTTAGGACATTGACTTGCTATGTGGCCCCTCCCGAGGCACTTAAAGCACTTGATGTCTCGATTTTGATTGAAGGACAATTCGGGTGCCTTGCCTTTGTTCACTTTGGTGGTAGGCTTATTGGTTTTTAGAGGAGCCGTGAACTCCTTTCCTCGGGAATTGGAAACACCTTTACTCGTTCCTTGGCCCCATTTGAGAATGTTGGAAGTGGTAAATCCTCGACTCGGTCCCTTTCGTTTGAGTTGCTTTTCTACCTTGATGGCCATATGGACCATGCCTACCACTTCAAGGTAGTGTTGTAATTCGACAACATTGGCAATATCGTGGTTTAAACCAGCCAAGAATTGTGCCATCGTTGCTTCAGGGTCTTCTTGCACATTGGCGCGAATCATCGCGATTTCCATCTCTTTAAAGTAGTCCTCGACACTTTTGGTCCCTTGTGTTAGATTTTTGAGTTTTTGGTGTAACTCCCGATGGTAATATGTGGTAATAAAGCGTCGCCTCATGGTTGCCTTCATTTCGGCCCATGTGGAAATAGGAAGTTCTCCATTACGCCTTCGGTTAGTAGTTAATTGATCCCACCAAATCATGGCATAGGCTGAGAACTCTATCACCGCTAGTTTCACTTTCTTTTTCTCAGAATAGTTGTGACATTTGAACACCAACTCTATCTTTTTCTCCCATTCAAGATAGGCCTCCGGATCCGATATACCTTGAAACGGTGGAATAGACAGTTTAATGTTCTTGAGATCATCATCTTTGCGTCTTCGATCTCGTTGTCGGTGTTGCCTACGTCGATCACTAGCATTAGACTCTTGTTCGCTTTCAAGATCACTAAGGTCGTTTGCTTCATCGTCTTGGAACCTTCGTCTTCCCCGATTTTGATTTGGCCTCTCCCGCCTTTGTCTAGTCGCCTCGGGAGTTCTTTCACGTTGGCTAATTGTTTCAACTTGGAATAATTGATCTTCGATTGGGTTGAGCCTTCGATCTAGGAGTCGCTCCATTTCTCGTAATAAGGCTTGCATATTTAAGTCGGGGATGTTGCGAATGAGTTGTCTTGCTGGACGGTCTTCCATATTGTTATCTGACTCTTGTGACATTTAAACTATAGTAAAATAAACCTCACCACGAAACCTCACAATCACtcggaaaggaaaagaaagatgattcactcacactcgtgtttacactcaaGGATAGGCTTTTACCTCCGCTCTATTGCGCTcacaactctcgtgccttttacctctcgtaacttttctcgtgatttcgtagcagattcgttaaggcttagtccttggtctaggtggtcgcTCAAAAgggtaacaagtgattgatgtattcgaTTTAGGGTAGGCTAAAAGAGTAGggaattgggttaaaagtgtggTGTGTATATGATTAGGGATAGTAGAATAGAAGATGGATCGGGGCTGAATTATAACAGAACAAGTTCACTttattttttttggatttttttttatttttttaacttgtataacttttttttgtactatataagcaaactaaatacaataggaACACTTCTGTACGCGATTTTTTTTTCACTTCGGCTGTgtagatttttatttttgtagTAACAGTAACAaactaatcaaaatgagaaaacttcggtatatgaattttttttctatactcttttttttgAATCCTACTTACTTGCGTACACTTGGACTAGCTCGGGGATGATTTCGTCGCACGAACTTCTTGttttagtagctctgataccagatgatacgatctgcctcggaagagtcgagtcatATTAGTGTGGCCGATCGTCGACAAGAAGTTACGCTAGGTTTAATTGAAAGGTCGGATAAGAGAAAGAAGGATATTGGTTTTGGTTCGAATTGGAGTAGGTAAGAAGAATTGAAAGTTCGGATTTAGGGTCCGAATAGGTATAGATGaatgaattggttcaattaggcaAGGGGAATTGAAGAAATGGACGTAATGGTATGAAGGGTAAGAACGAAATAGTATTATGAaatggtacgaatggaatggcCGGTTTAGGTACAAATTGGTAAACGGAGAACTGgagttgaacaaaaagtgcaaacaagaaccaataccgatttagtatcgacccgttgtttataggcTCTTTTAGTTCGATTTGGGTGTGGTAaaggaaaacctcgacccactatctaacaagataggtgatacgagcacgccccgtgaacttcatcgaacaagtctgtcaagccgagcattgacatgttggcaagctgatccaagctcgtttccagctccatgagctccgtccagctcaaatccagcttatttgagctcaatccaacttgcctgagctaaaccgagctcacccctagctcatattcagctcacgagctaaaccttagcttagtttcagcttaggagtttaatctcagctcaactttagctcacgagctaaagcctAGCTCATTTTCATTTAACtcgattttgtctttaatgcattaaataaaatttgcacatatttatttaagcattaaacttgtcttatattaatatttgttattaatatgtcatagatatcacataacttaaatgtgttcacattgtgctgaatttatgtgtgttcacatgatgtaacttaaatgtgttcacattgtgctgaatttatgtgtgttcacatgatgtcttatgaattgttttatttcttgtaggtacaatgctcatggaccgcgcaatgaatgcttgaagaaacatctcttttggacatcccacatgcatgaatgaacaacatttaattaggtgcatgtatgaccagattcaaggtgtttacaagttcatgtatttgtcaaatacatgaatgcacaaaatacatgaatgtttgggttcaaatgcacattcggttacatgaatgatgaagattcatgcatgaatgtatctagaagatctaatccctttggacggcacacattcatgcatggaaggaaattaatgcaagttcatgtagggcttggtgcaatgtatgaagaggtgcatgtagaattgaggttcaatggacggcattcaagggagtacatgtattggagacgttcatgcaagtaggggctatctaatgttcatgtttttgaaggttcatggactggatttatggaggaacatacattgggacgtttcatgcatgatccatgcattttcaagctaaccattcaagtattcaaggtgcattaaagcttcattcggccaagggggatgatggaacattaaagggctgcacattcatggatattcatgatttttcctctagaattatctaggtgtttatggccaaatttcttagcttctaagcttgtccatttagctacttttatttaggttataaatatatgttatttcatttgtaagaggttagacttttcacttaatgaaactttgttaaacttttatggaatttgtgagatttctttctctcatatttcattgaggacttcgttggcttatctaggaagcctagtggcgtcaaccctattCTTCACTAttctgaacttatcactatcaaatagtgtggcgttcacccatataccgaggttcctactttgctaagtagtgggtcgaggtttatcactttcatcctccatcttgaaagcctataagcatttgggttgatattttctaatattggtttcgtgcttgcttttaagaacccttttcttccatatccatcctctatttacttctttcactttcccttccaatttagccgaacctatacatattattcttatccataaaccatcatagaaccattatacatagcttctgtcctatttttccatcaacttcatttcaaaagtgaattgaacgatactttctcatagacgatcgggcaactcagcatacgactcgactctccccgaggcagtTTGTATCAATAGGAACCTCgatatgtttgaacgccacactacgagtagtgataagttcggtttcaacAAAGGATAAcagttgacacaactagaacgctaggaagccaatcgaatctttgaacaaaatttgagaaaagttttgcctcacaattttggcagcataacattaacaaaagtcaaAAGTTTTTTTTACAAAGAAAAATAACAAGTATTTATAACCTAAAGACTAGCTAACTGAATGGACACTTTACAtacttaataattaagtaaaagtCTCATGAATGCATATTGAAAATTCTAAAAAGAAGTCCTTTGATGTTCATGACCAGATTCGGCTATGGTGGAGATGTCTTGAAGGTGCTTCATGCTTAAGGAAATGAATCATGAATGAGAGACTCCCTTGGACATTAGCTAGGTTCGGCCAACTTGAGTAATTAAGGCAATCAATTCATGTTATTTGGTGAAAAGTTGGGAATTAATTGAGGAGACTTCATGAGCCAAATTAAGTGTGAATGCCGATTCTTGAAGAGTCCATAGGTGTGAACACTTTGAATTGAAAGGCCATGCCATGTGAACGTAATGTGAATGGAATTTTAAGGTTCATGGAGGGAGATCTTCGGCCACATGTAGGAAGTAATGGGAAACCTCATTTTAGCCGAATAGTCACTTGGAAAATGAAGAAGTAGCACACCAttcatgaatggaaacattcatgaaccttgaaCACATTGAATGTGGCCATACATGCACTTAGCCGAACATGCACCTAGGAGATTCAAAGCTCTTAACTGTCCATGCACCTCCAAAAAAAAACATGTTGCTTCATGCTCCATATGTCCATTGAGTTTCTACAAgaaaatgtgaacagaattaattcaagctaatgtgaacacaaatgtaaacattaaattcggttatggcaaattaattaacatcaataaacacttttaagacatatttaataaaactaatgtgaactaaatttaatatgtggtttattaattaactaattaatgaacttattaaataaaaatttaacagcAGTCAAATGAAGTCAGAGTAGTCTTCATGAGCTAGAATTCAACTCATGAACTAAAACTGAGCTAGGCTTGGACTCATGAGCTGGACCCGAGTTGGGGAACTGGAAGTGAGCTGATTCCAAGCTAGTGAGCTGGTTTTGAGTTGAATGGGAACTTGCTTAAGCTGGTGGTGAGCTCGATGAGCTGAGCTAGACTTGCAGGTAGTTGCATGGTGAGTTCAAGGAGTTGGAATCAGCTTTCTCGGAGTGTCCTAGTAGCGTTTCATTCCAAAGTTGAGCTACAAAAGCTATGATAGACTCCTTAAACTTCTTGGCTCGAGCTCGAGTGACAGGACCTTGTGGTAGCACCATAGAATCCTTGCTCGAGCTAGCTGAACCATGGGGCGCAATCGCATCATTGAGTTTACGGTCGAACAGCCG contains these protein-coding regions:
- the LOC108458685 gene encoding uncharacterized protein LOC108458685, which translates into the protein MEDRPARQLIRNIPDLNMQALLREMERLLDRRLNPIEDQLFQVETISQRERTPEATRQRRERPNQNRGRRRFQDDEANDLSDLESEQESNASDRRRQHRQRDRRRKDDDLKNIKLSIPPFQGISDPEAYLEWEKKIELVFKCHNYSEKKKVKLAVIEFSAYAMIWWDQLTTNRRRNGELPISTWAEMKATMRRRFITTYYHRELHQKLKNLTQGTKSVEDYFKEMEIAMIRANVQEDPEATMAQFLAGLNHDIANVVELQHYLEVVGMVHMAIKVEKQLKRKGPSRGFTTSNILKWGQGTSKGVSNSRGKEFTAPLKTNKPTTKVNKGKAPELSFNQNRDIKCFKCLGRGHIASQCPNRRTMVLRANGEIEMEDEEEKESESTSEVEEDLEQPMEGELLVVKQSLSLQGADNDLQRENIFHTRCQVGGKVCSVIINGGSCTNVASTMMVEKLGLPTTKHPSPYKLQWLNDGGELKVTKQVLVSFNIDKYSDEVLCDIVPMHAGHLLLGRPWQFDRRVQHDGYTNRYTFKFMGKNVTLAPLTPKQDFQDVFPKEAPSGLPPLRGIEHQIDFVPGAVIPN